From the Labrus mixtus chromosome 10, fLabMix1.1, whole genome shotgun sequence genome, the window GAGGGGGAAATGGGTTATTCTGACAAGAGCTGAGCTCATCAAAGCTTCCACTGGTATGATTGTCCATGGCTATATAAGGGATGTATGGATTAAGAGTACCCAGTTTCACATTAAGAGTGCACAGGAGTAGATGACAGTTAATCAGTCATGTAATCAGTCATTCAACCAGCAGGACGGAAAAGTAGATGTGTGCGGGTTGTTATTACTGGGAGTGACCGTTTCCTTCAAAGCTTGATTTATTACCATCCATACTTGCGCACAAGGTTCCTTTTGTTGTGGCTTAGACCAAGGTAGAAGAGGACCTTAAGATTGCTTAACCTTGTTCTTTTCCTGGTCGTTGACGTGCTGTTCctctctgctgtcctccctctctggCCGGTCATCACTCTGGCGGGCAATAAGCAGTCGGCAGGTGAGCAGAATACCAAAGACTAGAGCGTGGGCATATCGTTTCAGGGGGTCTCCAACTAGCTGATGGAAGAACAGGACCGCCAGCATGACCAGAAGCAGCAGAAAGTTGGCCACATCTTTTGGCCTGCCGGGCACAAGGGTGAGCACCACGCCACAGCCCACCTCCAGAGAGCCTATGATCTTACGAAGCAGGACTGAGCTGATCCCAATCTTCTTCAGGCCTGGCAATGCCTTGGCATAGCTCTTGTATGCCCTtttctgaaagaagaaaaattattgattattttttaaatcttctcaGAGAGCACAGAACACCATCATAGATGTCATAGTGAAGCCATACAAGGTCCATGTAGGGTCACCATTATTAGGGCACATTTCACCACTTTGTTGCTCAGCACAATTCATCTTTGTCCAAACTCAATTATTATAGGAAAGTATCTCCTAAGCACTCAATTTGTGGTTCGCATAAAGCCTATATTCATGCAAGCTATCAAATCCCCCACCGGATATTTCAGCATCACCTGCAGGTGCATCCCACAGAATTTGCTCGAACACGCCGCCATTGCTTAACATACTTGTAGTAAACGAGAAGCTAAGCAAGCTATCACGTATTTAACAGGCTATAAACGAGAAAGTTTAAACTTGCATTTGTGACGAATACACACTGTGTGTTAGCGCCTTTAAGCAAAAAATAATgacatgcttaaaaaaaatagggTGAATTCAATGTTCCGTAATCATCCGTTtccgctttttttttctctatcaaATGGCAAACACATTCAGACTGTTGCGTGAATGTTTTCTGGTTCATAGACGCTACCTGTTTTTTGAAAAAACGATTGCATGGGTCGTATTTAAACATGCAGTCTTAGCATATATGCTAACTGTGATGTTTCAGACAGTAACTATTATCAGgacagcacatttttattatactACTGATTCTCCTCTGTGACATTACTCTACAGAGGCAGACTAATAAGACAAAGCTCTAACGAAAGCATCCATTTTCCGTATATTTAACCATTAAGGTCATCATCTGCACACATTATTTGAGCATGAGAGCCTTTCGTGTCTGCACCTACCACAGAACAATGGCCTTTACCCCCCAACAAGATGCGGACAGTGTGTCGTTACGATTTACTCACCATTTCACTGTATGCATCTTTGCTTAGTCTCGGCGTGAGCTTAATTGTCCCcatgaacacaaaaaacaaacctaaaGCAAAAGACAGGGCAACGATGGTTATTGTCCTTGGTGAGGGCATCTTCTCGCCACAGTGTAGGCAGCTGGCGCTTCCCAATGAATGAAAGTCGGACGGGTTGCAGACGCACCAGGGGGATGGGCTTCTGGAAGAACGACAAAGATGGCGTCGCACTGGTCCCTTCTGTTCTGCATCCGAGAGCAGGAGACAACTGTAGCCTGACAGGGAGTTTATCTACAAGTTAAACACAACTACTTTATTGCCGTTTCATTTATTGGTGACACAAACCTCACCGTCATAGGCGACTTATACAGCCTTTATTACTACAAAAATACTCCAGCAGGCCTAACTGTCAAGGGGGGCAGCAGTCAGAAGCCCCAAAAATGAGCCCCAAAATTGAATGAGTGACTTTTTTTTCGTATTTTATTGATCGGAAAATCAAATACGAACCGATTAGGCCATGCGAGGGCCTTACCAtagaccagggatgggcaactttggtcacagcaagggccacattaatttaattctcactgccagagggccaaattgtaggatacaaaaacgattacagtccattttttctccaatttatctcaacatataccagtgatcaaatattattatggacatacttctggttttcatgatttcatggcatatttagtcatgttttcttcatgttcccaATTAATTGacgtgtaaaaattgacctgagggccacgttgagggttgatgggggccgccagttgcccacccctgccatagactgtaagggCCTTACGTAGGCTAGATAATTCAATAATTCTAGCCTATCTTGAGGTTGCCAGGAAACCAGCAACGACTCTAGAAAGTCACTGCGCCACCTACAGTGTAGTCTATCGCACATAGAACCACAAATGTGCAATTCTACTACTTCCAaaatattcattattcatttgaataaatgttGATAAGAGAGTTTTTGAGCTGCTGGTAGTTAAATATTGTAATTTTTTGATTGTTCTAgctcaggggtgggcaactggcgacCACAAgtggcccccatcaaccctcaatgtggcccccATGTCAATTTtgacacatcaattaattggaaacatgaagaaaacatgacaaaatctgccatgaaaaccagaaatatgtccataataatatttgatcactggtatatgttgagataaatttgagacataattgactgtaattgtttttgtatcctacaatttggccccctggcagtgagaataaaatgaatgtggcccttgctgtgaccaaagttgcccatccctgttcTAGCTATTTCCCTCTGTTTTCTTCTAGGCTCATTAAGCTAACTGCTTGTTTTAGGCCAACATAACAAATATGATTGTTATGGTGTAGGCCTATCTCATCTTACTCTCGAGAAGTAAGAAAATACTTTATCTTTCACTTTAAGGTTGTTTACTTTTTAGTATCAAATATATAGCTTCTATCAGAATCCAATTTTAGAACATGTATGTTGAGTTTTTGTATTAGCCTAAATTTTGCATAATTTCATAAAGAAAGATGTTGAATCTGAGAAGACACACCACAGCAATTTGGGCCATGTGGAAAAACGTATTGCAGAGAGGAATTTTAAAAGTTGAATCCAAAAGGCAATCCtaaccttaatatttacagtctgtggtcataACTGAAGAAGCGTTTTGGAAAAGACACAAATTAGAGACCTTCAACCGAGTCCAGTAAAGCATCACAACCCTGTCCATGTGGTTACACCTTCAGACTAGAGACATGTTCTTTTTCTGTTGCCAGTGTCagatttttaaatctaaataacTTGTTGCACAAATAATCAGTTTGCTGTTATTTCTACTATAATGCAATCACCTAGGAGAAGCAAAACAAGCAGTGGAAAACAATTTTATTGTAGAATTTAATTAATCTTACTTCAACAATGTCCCATACTATGACAGTGCATTGTCTATTGCTGGAAAATGTCCAAACATGTATAATAAAAAAGGGAAGACAGTTAAAATGTACATAGAATGATACAAACAAAATATTCTTTAACATTTTGGCCAGGTGCACAGTCCCACATTTAGCTTATAAAATGTCTATACTTTATATATAGCCTAGATTAATCCTaggtttacatgttttattttatttaagtttaatttaTATGTCAATAACATTTCTGGCATTACATGTTTATGCAGGCGTGCCCTTCACTACACAGTGGAATTTGCATTCGTTCCAAAGGTTCAGGAATCAGGTCCGGAGTCTATAGACTGTGATAAAGACATGTAGGCTAGTAGTaagcagcagtaaaaaataaaaaggggttCATAATAAAAGGTAATACAACAGTTTTTACAGGGATGTAGTGAAACCAGTATACTTCTGCTGTCGATCACATCCTCACCCAGGTTCTCACTCTCCCTTTCCCTGTCCCTGATCCTGGCGTTCCTTCAGAGCCAGTATTGCTTTTCGGTAAAGATCTATTAGGAGACAGGgtaatctttttaaaaatgaaagctgTGACTTCATGGTTAGTGTGTTTGATTTGGAGATGAAAGAAGTGGATGAGGCTCACCAAAGGTAGCAGACAGGTCCACTGGTTGAGAGTAAACTCCAGACATCTCCTCTGTGTTgatcttgtttttcctctttactTTGAcaactttctttttcctcttcttctccccttTGGCTGAAATCAAGATTAAAGACAtgttacatttcttcttctttttaaacagcaaATAACCCAAACAAGAGAACTTAATGATTTATGCCAACCTTTGATTGGCTTTTCTTCATTTCCAGGTGATTCTGGCATGTCCAGAgtctcctccttcacctttGTTTTGCGTTTGGGTTTgctttttgggggggggatcaGGGCACTGCTGGCTTTCTCTCTGTGGCCCAAGTTTTCATGCTCTCCTTCATTGCTGTCTCCCTCGTCTTCCTCCGGATCATTCGctgtttctttttcactttcCTTGACCTTAACcggcctcttcttcttctttgtggtcagcttcttcttcagagAGGTTTCCTGTGAATGATAATGCAGACAACTACTTTTCACTATTTCCTGACATTTTATAAAATCAAGGGAACaatttttgaatgaatgaaataatAAACCCTATTAAGTGATGATGCAACTTCCTTTGGTTGCAGCCCTTGAAAGTGGTAATGAAGTGATCActgagtgttgtttttaaaaaggatgtGTTTCTAACCTTCTGCAGCATGCTCCGAATGGGTTGCATCTTTCCTTCAccctttgtatttttttccttttcttttggcCGATGAACTTTGCGAAGATCTGACTTACTGGATCGCATTCTATGGTGagaaatcattcaaataataCATAGTGTGCTTAGGTTAATGTGGCTCTGTAAAATATTTGTGCGACAGAAAGATGTGAATAATAAACCTCTTACCGTTCCCCTTTAGGCTTTCTGcgatttttctctgttttccatttattttccGTCTCCCTCGTATCCAGAGGCCTCCTGCTGTCCTGGGCGACGCGAGTACACAGCTCGGGATAATCCAGACAAACAGCACGCAGCAACCAGCGAAGGCCTCGTAGGGTCTTTCTGTCCGACCAGCGCCGCAGGTCCATTAAGGCTGAGCAAGGCTCCTGGGAGGGAAAGGAACAAGTTccgtttctgtctgtctttataaTAAtagtcataataataataatttatactttattaatctgtACTTTAAAAATTCTGTATTTATCTGTGTTCTGTTCCTGTATAATgagatttatatttattcatgtaGGAATTTTGGAGCAACACTCACAATATGGCAATGAGAGCGGCTTTGGTTAACCAGATGCTCCAGTGACAGAATCTCAATCAGCTCACTTCCCAGCAAAGCGTTCattttgtcctgtttgtttgcCAACCTGAAAAATAGATAGTTTCCCTGAAGTTTACTTCCTTGGCCACCAGAGGGTGCTATACATTTTGCACAGTATTCCAGATCACACTTGTATGTATAAAGTTGAATATGATTACACTAAAAGAGGTTTTCCCGCCACTCTTGGTTGCTTCAGCAGCTCAACAAGGACCTCCTTGACCTCCTTTATCCTCTGCCTGTCACTGGAGTCCACCACAAAAATGATCCCATGGGCCTCCCCGCAGAGCTCCCTCCAGGCCCCTCTCGCCTCTGCTGATCCTCCAACATCCAACAGGCTGACCAGGTAGTTCTCCACTCTGAGCTCATGCCTGATGCAGCCCTGGGTGGGTCCTGCTTCCACACCATGGGGGACTTGAAGCGAAACACAAGAGAACAAGTTGTGGTTTTTCCTCCATaagcatttaaaaagacaaatacatttgatttgttgAATTACCTCTTAACATCCCTCTGATGGAGGAGGTTTTTCCTGCTTTGTCAAGACCAACCACCAGAATGGTTGCCTTCCTGCAGAGacatttgtgcagtttagaaTTTAACTTTGGATAAAGCTATGCTTGACAAATTTAAGCAAATTACAGGAAACAGATGGTATCAATGAACTGTACAGAACATACAACTTCATATAAGACGTTTGGAGGCTCTGACCATCCTAATAGCTTGTAAATTTAATCAACAAATacatacaatttttttttacatatacagCACATTCAGGAATGCTCCAATGTGTTGTAAGAGTATGTAAATCAATCGATCATGCATTATGTGTACCTGATTGGCTCCTGTATTTTGGAGACCCAGGCGCAGCAGTTGCTCAATAAGTTGAACATGTTTCCTCGCGGTGAAAAAGGTGTGCACAGCGGCCACCATCTTCTCTGGAACTGGTACCTGCAGACAGAGAGTCATCTCTGGTATGactcacaaacatgcacacaaaagtACAGCGCAGCTACAACCAAGAGATGCTATGTGTCTGCTGTGGGCTGAGGAGGCTTTACATGGTCAGATGGTCGGACATTTAGGTAACGCTTTGACTGCCAAGTTTTGTCCTCTCTTTATTCCTAGAATCTAAAAATAGCTATAAGCTATCATTCTGTTACATGCTGTCATTTCAAAGTTCTCTCTCTTATCAATAATCAACCAGAAGCAGtcaattacaaatatatatatatatctgcgGCCAATCTTAATTATGATAATTTTTTCAAAATTTCCTCTGTAAATCTCAGTATTATCTGCTCTGCCACTGATGATGATGTCTAGGCATAGTTTCTACCATGTTTGGGGAATTATAACTATCTGCTCTAGCTTTGTAATACACATGTATCAGGTGTGTCTGAGGCAGTCAGGACATGTGCTAAAAAAAACCACCTCCAGATCCTTCAATCCTTCGTACAGAGCATCTGCTGAGGCTGCGTAATCTGCTCAAGTCGCTTTAGAATGGCCTGCTTTCAGTGATGGTAACAAGCTGACCCATTTTGTTTGGACTGAGGAAGTCAGTGAAGTAATCATGTAAGTAACCATGTCCCTAAAGTTTAAGTGAGGACGCTTTTTTCCATGCTTGACAAGGCATATGAAGTCGCAAGTTAGTACAACTGAAAGTATAAGCTGTTAGCGGTGAACAAGATATATCAACTGTCCACAGGAATGAGCGTGCAAATTGTGAGCTGCATCAAAGTTTGAATTTAAAAGATGCATGTGGTTGTGTTATGTTAGAAGTGATACGGGTTACTGAgatgtgctttttttgtttccatttcaaGTTTGGTTCTGGTCTACATGTCGTAAAGGTATATGTGTTGATATTTGTGTTGATAATTAAAAGCTTTAGTAAAAGCACAGAGAATCCTCCAAATCTAACCCACAGCAGTCTGACAGTCGATAACATTGTGATTATAACTGGTAGAAAGGATGTGTTTCGTTCATATTTCtaagaaacactttgaataaCCGTGCACCAGTGtgactttaaaaatacaatgaGCTACAATACACGCATGTGGGTAAACACAGTGAATCAACTGACAAAGTATTTCAAACTCACTGGACACTAAACTAGTAATACCATAATGGTGAAAGACTAAACCAATCTGAATATTTGCAGGATTACTTTAGTTTACAGAAAGAATACGAGCAGATATATCAAGAATACTTACAGAAGCAAGTCTACGTCCATGCATTTGTTTGGGTGTTGCTCTCTGTTAACATCTTGTTCCCACCAGCTACAAATCTAATCAGGCTCACACTAAGCTTTTAGTCACCCCATGTGGGAGGCACAAACTGGGAAGTGTTGTTTTAGTATTTCAGCCAATCGCAGTGTCCCCTGAGCCGATCACTAACCCTATTGGACGGCGTGGTTCCTCTTTAACGAGACCAAACGAAGGTGTGTATATCTGTCCAGGAGAACTAAATTTGTCTCATGGAGTGATGTGTGACGTGATCGTCTGTTCCTTCTGAAGCGtcacctaaagacaatttaaacaGATTTAGACAACTTTAGTCACACAAGAGGATAATGACAACATAACATTAGTAATGGCCCGGTGTTGTCACACTGATGTGCGTGAGACAATGTTTGCAGTTGTATTTGAACTGAAGCTATAAACATAGACTGTTGTTTCTTTCTCAGCTATGTTTCCATTGGATTAGATGTGGTGTGATAATAATTTCGGTCAAACAgttccagcaacacttgtagtatgaagatcaactttctGAATAAATTATACGGACGTGTCTCGGCTTGTGGCCGCCATCAGGGACATCAGGATGACGcatcggtctaatttgttaataaagttgatcttcatactgcaagtgtttctggagctttttgacctcttctaacctttcactcttcatgcaccttggtggTTGGAGAAGAACTTTGTTAACAGGGAATTTATCTAAGATGCTATCATGTTGTAGTTATCTTTATTGATGTGTAATGTACTACTTTGTTACTGTGttgtataaatacatttatggaTTTATATGATGCAACAGAAGAAGATAATTAaccttttttctgtaaatcCATAACTGTTATaattatttctctaaatgtatgtttattcttattattttcacacacattaaacagcCTTTAACCCAAACACTGATAAAATAAGAGGTGTGTAAGCATAGGTGAACTCGTCTCAGTTTAAGGTAAGACTAAAAAAATAAGCTGAAATAATTTAGGAAAAAATCATCAACAACCACTAAATGAATCAATAATAGTAAAGACTGAGCAGAGGCATACACATACCGGTAAAGGAATTCAATACTGTTTAACTTAAATTCTTATGACAGAAACCAGATAATATTccaggtgttgtttttgtgtttctgtcttgaTGCCTGCTGCAGATCTAATTTCCTTCAGGATGATAATGATGTTGGAGTTGAAGGGTGAAGCAAATGTGTTCATAAAAACCATCTCatctcaaacacaaataaatataacgTGTAAAAGGGGGGGAAATCAAATGATCAGACTTTAAATTTGAATTGTTTGGTGCAGCATTGGTTCTCTCTAACATTTAAGGGCAGGTAAACACATTACATAACGCTCTAATACAATCATCTAATTAAGCCAGTCACACCCATCTTGAAATGCTTCACCACTAGATGGCGTCACACTCACAGGATGTATTTTCAATGACTGCATCTGAAAGTCTCTAAACAATATAATAGCTCTATGTTGTATTCTTTGACAAGCTAAGAGGAACTTATACCAAAGCTTAAATCTCAGTTGAATCATCAGTGAATGTATTGTAATTATGAACTTATCTATTCTATCATGTTCTGCCGACACGGTGTACTGTTTGATTAGTATCTTACATTTAAAATTGGAAGAAGAAAGACAGTAGGCAAAGTTGTAGAGAATCTTCTgataaaattaaattattattttgaccTGGAGTAATggtttgtgtgcatgcctgaTCTCATTATGTCTTTAGACCAACATCCAATCAGGCGCTGCCCTGCTCTGCTGAGTAGACTCATCCCAGACTGACCACAGCCCTGtgtcagctgttacacacacaacaaacacacggacacacacacacacacacacacacatacattcacagtacaaaaacagcagcagctgagggCCGCGCCCCCATCTGCTCCTGCCTGCTCTCCACATTGCAAACATGTTCTAAAGACCTCCGAAGGCTGAATTTGTAATCTGGGTCACTGTCAGACTACTTCAGAGATTCTGCTTTTAAATGGTTACACTCAGGGAATTGTTCAACCTTCTTGGAAATGCATATATTCATTGTTTTTCCCAAAGTTAGATTAGAAGCTTTATATAATTGTCATGTGAATTAAAGATACAGACAGAAAGGGGAAAGGATAGGACTATCTTAGCATCAAGACTCAAAACAAGTAGCTTGGCTGTGTCCAACAGTAATACAAAtcctcacacatgcactcaccaTCAATTAGGACAAGGCTACATTAGAATGATACTCCCTTGTGTTTTCAATGTACTTAAACCAAGGGGTAGAAAGGAAAGCAGGCTACAGACTTTGAGACACTACCTACAGACAACAAAAGGGTGCGGCTTCACGTCACTTGTATAACAGCAACATGCATAAAAGACATTATTGCAGTTATGTCAACGGTTATGAGCCAGGTGACAAGCAGAAAATCCAGGAAGTGACTgtgcctgattaaaaaaaaaaagaagaagcctaACACATAACTGTGGTAAAATCATCccattgttttttaatatttggtTCAGATCAAATGAGTTACTTAAGCTCTAGATGTGTTGGAAGGTGGATTTATTACCTCTTATCAAAGATAAGCTTGCAGTGTCCCCATACATCTCTTTTCTAGTCTCtctgctatgctaagctaacaagctgctATCTAAGTGAAAGTGATCCCCTCTTggctttaaagaaacaaaggacTACTGCAAAGAATTTCAAACACAGATACATGAGTATCCTTTCACCAGTCTGAAAGGCCGGTATCATTGAATGTGTACAGAGCATGTCTGCTGCTAATGATGTTTCCATCTTCCATTTCCCCTTTAGCGTCCACAGAGCACACAGCAATCTGCAGTCTGAAGTCAGTCACCCACACCACTGCTTCACCAAACACATGCATTAGTAATGACAAGCCTTCATATTCATGTGACCTGCCAATAATGATGTCACAGAATTCGATTGGATTTGCtctgggagggagggagaggtcAGCATGTTTGGGGGTCGACTGTGTTGAAACTGTACCACAGTTCAActtcctttgttgttgttttagtggAAGAGGAAATAACAGCTTAGTGTACCATCCTGCAACTAAATGGCctttgatggattcattttcAAACGTCTGTAAAAACAAGATTGGGACTGATTTTAGGTGATGGGTCACATGAGGGGAATAGTTTTCCGTCTAAAGCATTTGTATGTCAATACAACTTGTTGATATTCTCATGCACCTTTGAAACAGATTATCCTTGTTTGCATAAGTGGTTGAGAAAACATCCAACTGACTCCCAAAACACCCTTTtcacaaactgaaaatgttgtcTCGTCTAATAGGTATCTTTATCAAACAGTATTATTTTTGATGAATCACTAAATCTTCATTAAATTGTTCCCGAGAAGACAGTGGGAAGTTTTAATCTACTATTATTCAATCTGTGTTTTGCACCTGTTCACAAACAGGTCAACATAATACACGGCCAAGTCCGCCCTGCTGGTGGAAACTAAAAATGGAAGCGCACAGAATCGGATCCCTCTTTGCTCTGCCTCTACAGTGTTTTCATTTGGACAGGACAGATACTGTAAGTCATAAAAAAACGACAGTGGAATGAAGTGCAATCGACCCCTTcgttcagtgttttctttttgtattccACTAATactaaatatatttatgttctGCGCTGGTTTGATTTAATACTAACAAAAGGTTTTCTCTggtgtttgtattttataatgTATCCCTTggcttgatttttttcataGTAAAAACACCTTTCTGTACAGTTTACTATAATCTTGAGTATTGTAACTAATacccaatgttttttttttaactacattCACATTGCACCTCCCCTTATTTCATTTGTTCTATTATATTAAtatatcatgttttattttagtgttCATGTAGTATATTTAACTTCATAAAATAtgtatgaaatataaaaaatgtgctAATTATGGCTTGAAGTGTCAGattttgatcaaatatttattaGGCTTCCGGATATTTTTTGCTCTGTTCAGTTCTTATTGCGGTGTTGTTGAGGCAGCATTTTAGTTTATTTCCTTGgtctatttatttaaacatcagGCCAACTTTCTTTTTACAGACATGTCTGTGGAAAGGAATTGTAAATGGGTTCCTATCCTATATCTCTTATCGCTCTTAATTTGAAAGCCGCCGCCCATCATTTCCTGTATCTCCcctggtgtgtatgtgtaactTTACGCCGCTGTGGCACTGACAGCGTCGGAATGACTGAAAACACGATCAACAAGCAAGCACAGAAGTATGCCGACAGAGAGAAACCCGGACCTCCTACAGCCTGCAGTCAGACTCCACAGGGTTACGCTTTCGACGACGAacaagagttgttttttttcagtcttaaaCTACAGATAACATCAGAGTTTGGACAGTGGTTGTTGTCTGAGTTTATGTCTTGACGGGATGGCATGACGGGGCTGAACTTTCCCGATCCTCTCGCACACTGACGGTGCAGAAACGGCGCTGGTATCACTGCGGATAGTGAGGTGGTTACCACTGGATAAACAGGGTGGTAACGCCACGTACGGCCGGGACGATACAAAAGACAACTAAACGAAAGCTTTAATGAGTAACCGAGTGGATACTGAGTTGTAAAGTGAAACGCAATGTGAAGCCATGGATGATCGACTCAGTGGAAAGTTGGGAGAGAAGACGAAATCTTCGCAAAATTGATGCTTTTTTGAGCACGATACGACAGGGGGAGCTCGGTTCAGCGTCCTGTGACGTTTCTCGCAGCGTGGCACACAAATCAAACTTGATACAACAATGTGCGAAGTGGCcatggaggagcaggagagggagatcTCCGACATAGCCCCGCAGGAGTGCCCCTCTGCGGCGGAGAACGGGGGGGTCATGCTGGTGGTGAATCACAGCCACGTCCATGCCCCCCTCAGCGTGGTGCTGGCCACCCTGCTGTACTGCGCAGAGTTCATCACGGCCGCCGTGCTGTGCAGCATGTACCATAAAACCAACGACGGCGTGTGGATGGCCTTCACCATCACCTTCATGCTGGTGCCCGCCGTGCTCATCCAGCTGGCGCTCACCTTCATTCACAGGGACTTGGGCACGGACCGGCCTCTGGTGCTCTTCCtgcacctgctgctgctcggcCCCGTCATCAGGTAGGtgggtggggtgtgtgtgtggggggggggggggggggggtagaggtCGCAACTTTGCTTACTTTTCACTTGAAagcattatttttaaactaGAGGATATTTATCCAACCAGACAGCGATACATCTGCAGActaaacatgcaaaaaaaaaaaaaaaaaaagttagattgTGAAGTCCCAAAAAATCATGTCTTTGTAAACTATTTCATTAGAGAAACGTTTTTGTGTACCTATAGATGCTCATCACCCAAGATCTGATATAGATGTGCCACTAATCTCAATTAACAGACTGTTCAATTCTTGAGCAAAAAGGCCAAATGTCTTCATGGTATCTGCTTCCCAATGTGATGATTACATGTTATACTTGTCATGCTGTAAACTTAATATTTAGTGTAGCATTTCAAAGGTATGGGGAAATTCAAGAAGCATTTTTACCCTTGTCTACAATGTTTAAGTATCTTGGctaattgaattattttatgATACTATAGGATGTTAAAGCATGATCATGatctctatgtttttttttttttcttccatcgAGTGAGAGTTTCAGATTCAGTATTCATGAACTGAATCACACTCCAGATGGTGAGCACGTCCAGTGTGAGGAACAGGAGAGACAGAACATAACAACCTCACACGTCATCTCAAGTGTTGCATAAAGATTGTGTTCAAAACACAAGACGCTTTTACTTCACACAGCTTCTTTTGATTTGAAGTATTCCATTACTGTGCGCTCACCTTTTCTGGGTCACACTGgggaccccccccctcccccccatccaGTCCGCACCCCCACCTGCTCCTGTCTAGACTGTAAACAAGTTGGTCAAATGACTTTGCAGAGCTGCCACCCCCTAGTTACACATCTTTCACATTTAGGAAGCTGCTCAGTCGTATGACCTCATCCTCGGTGTTGCAGACTAGTCAG encodes:
- the tmem35 gene encoding novel acetylcholine receptor chaperone — its product is MPSPRTITIVALSFALGLFFVFMGTIKLTPRLSKDAYSEMKRAYKSYAKALPGLKKIGISSVLLRKIIGSLEVGCGVVLTLVPGRPKDVANFLLLLVMLAVLFFHQLVGDPLKRYAHALVFGILLTCRLLIARQSDDRPEREDSREEQHVNDQEKNKVKQS
- the arl13a gene encoding ADP-ribosylation factor-like protein 13A, with the protein product MDVDLLLYQFQRRWWPLCTPFSPRGNMFNLLSNCCAWVSKIQEPIRKATILVVGLDKAGKTSSIRGMLRVPHGVEAGPTQGCIRHELRVENYLVSLLDVGGSAEARGAWRELCGEAHGIIFVVDSSDRQRIKEVKEVLVELLKQPRVAGKPLLVLANKQDKMNALLGSELIEILSLEHLVNQSRSHCHIEPCSALMDLRRWSDRKTLRGLRWLLRAVCLDYPELCTRVAQDSRRPLDTRETENKWKTEKNRRKPKGERMRSSKSDLRKVHRPKEKEKNTKGEGKMQPIRSMLQKETSLKKKLTTKKKKRPVKVKESEKETANDPEEDEGDSNEGEHENLGHREKASSALIPPPKSKPKRKTKVKEETLDMPESPGNEEKPIKAKGEKKRKKKVVKVKRKNKINTEEMSGVYSQPVDLSATFDLYRKAILALKERQDQGQGKGE